The nucleotide sequence AGCAACTGAGGATGAGGATTATATTAAACGAGTTATTGGACTTCCAGGTGATCATGTCGCTTATAAAGATGATGTGCTATACATTAATGGAGAGCCAATAGATGAACCATATTTAGATGAACTAAAGAAAGAAATAGAAGGCAACTTAACCTTTGATTTCACACTAGAAGAGCTAACTGGTTTTGATGTCGTTCCTGATGGTGAATTGTTTGTATTAGGAGATAACCGACGGCCTAGTGTAGATAGTAGACTTATAGGTACTATCCCAATGGATAAAATTATTGGTGAAGCACAAATTGTTTACTGGCCAATTAAAGACGCAGAGTATTTGCATTAGAAGAGACAGAAAAGAAATACTTACACCGTTTGTCCCTCTCTACCTATAGATAAAGTAATAAATAAAATAATAGAAATACCCTTCAACATTTATGTCAAAGGGCTCACAGTTCAAGAAAAGCTAAAGTTTTGAACTATGAGCCCTTTTACTAAATATATAATACTCCCCTTCACACTTTACTATTCGTTAGGGCTATTAAACTGTATAAAAAACGAGCCACGACTCAATATAAATCGTTAGCTCGATTACCTGCTTATATAATTACATGTCAAAACTCTGCTCTTCTCTTCGATGACTATATATTTTCGTAAACACAATTCCTAACATAATGACGACTGTGGCTAATAGACCTGCTTCAGGTCCGAATGTTCCACCAGTTAACAAATCTCTTCCCTCTATTAAACTGACTTCATATATACTTTGTGATTGAATACCGCTAACAGGAAATCCAAAGACGTTGCCTTGAAAGTAATTCCACGTAATATGGTAACCAATTGGCATCCAAAGGCTATTCGTAGCAAGATACATATAGGCAAACAAAATTCCGACAAATACTATATTCATCAAACCTAATATACTAACATTCGGATTCATACTATGTAACAATGAAAATATTATCGAAGAAGTTATGAGAGCTACGAGCTTTGAATTACCTCTATCTAACATCGTCTTCATAATATAGCCACGCCCTAACATCTCTTCTGAGAAACCTACTAGTATATATAAAATAAGAAAGCTTACGGATTGTACCGAGAAGACTGGTTCTAACAAGCTCTGTTCAAGCTCAACGCTTCCTGACATGACTAATATCGTAAAGATCAACGTCATCGACAAAACTCCTAACCCAATACCAACAACAAAATCCTTCATATTTACAGAATTAATAGAAATTCCT is from Bacillus solimangrovi and encodes:
- the lepB gene encoding signal peptidase I, translating into MTNTKSESREWIKAFIIAIALAAIIRYFLFAPIIVDGESMVPTLQDQDRMIVNKVNYSIGEPQRFDVVVFEATEDEDYIKRVIGLPGDHVAYKDDVLYINGEPIDEPYLDELKKEIEGNLTFDFTLEELTGFDVVPDGELFVLGDNRRPSVDSRLIGTIPMDKIIGEAQIVYWPIKDAEYLH
- a CDS encoding CPBP family intramembrane glutamic endopeptidase, whose translation is MFRNNRGQVRSGWLIMLTMFLFLICSIVFAFPGTVWFNVINEEAIYMSNSEYMRALSKLPWVELAMNGGAVVGGIIATILAWKFINKQNVKDLGISINSVNMKDFVVGIGLGVLSMTLIFTILVMSGSVELEQSLLEPVFSVQSVSFLILYILVGFSEEMLGRGYIMKTMLDRGNSKLVALITSSIIFSLLHSMNPNVSILGLMNIVFVGILFAYMYLATNSLWMPIGYHITWNYFQGNVFGFPVSGIQSQSIYEVSLIEGRDLLTGGTFGPEAGLLATVVIMLGIVFTKIYSHRREEQSFDM